A genomic stretch from Desulfolutivibrio sulfodismutans DSM 3696 includes:
- a CDS encoding ABC transporter ATP-binding protein, whose amino-acid sequence MLALENVDIFHGRIHAVRRVSLHVEAGEIVALIGANGAGKTTLLGAVSGLVRVGGGRILHKGDEIQAFSPDAVVRRGVSQVPERRLVFGPLSVEDNLLLGAYTRRGRAHKAAVAADREAVYEMFPVLRDRKKQAAGTLSGGEQQMLAIGRALMARPSVLLLDEPGMGLAPAVCKEIFKHIVKLRDERGLTVLLVEQNAKSALAVADRGYVLETGRIMLQGPSDELLANRDVQRAYLGRERDAT is encoded by the coding sequence ATGCTCGCCCTGGAAAACGTGGACATCTTTCACGGCCGCATTCACGCCGTGCGCCGGGTCTCCCTGCATGTGGAGGCGGGCGAGATCGTGGCCCTGATCGGGGCCAACGGCGCGGGCAAGACCACGCTTCTGGGGGCCGTGTCCGGGCTGGTGCGGGTCGGCGGCGGCCGCATCCTGCACAAAGGGGACGAGATCCAGGCCTTCTCGCCGGATGCCGTGGTGCGCCGGGGCGTCTCCCAGGTGCCGGAGCGGCGGCTGGTCTTCGGGCCGCTTTCCGTGGAGGACAATCTGCTGCTTGGGGCCTACACCCGGCGCGGCCGGGCCCACAAGGCCGCCGTGGCCGCCGACCGGGAGGCCGTGTACGAGATGTTTCCGGTCCTTCGCGACCGCAAAAAGCAGGCCGCCGGGACGCTTTCCGGCGGGGAGCAGCAGATGTTGGCCATCGGGCGGGCGCTCATGGCCCGGCCCTCGGTGCTTCTGCTCGACGAACCGGGCATGGGGCTTGCCCCGGCCGTGTGCAAGGAGATATTTAAGCACATCGTGAAGCTTCGCGACGAGCGCGGGCTGACGGTGCTTTTGGTGGAGCAAAACGCCAAAAGCGCCCTGGCCGTGGCGGATCGGGGCTATGTCCTGGAGACCGGGCGCATCATGCTCCAGGGCCCAAGCGATGAGCTTTTGGCCAACCGCGACGTGCAGCGGGCCTACCTGGGCCGGGAGCGGGACGCCACCTGA
- a CDS encoding ABC transporter ATP-binding protein, whose product MPDSAPLLAVSEVSVRFGGVSALADVDFCIEKGTVTALIGPNGAGKTTLLGAITGMVGISQGRVALCGRDITALPPHVRARHGVVRTFQNLEVFANMTVLENVMTGRHALVPYGILDGILRTPRFRAGERACREAALEKLEFVGLADKKDILAGELPYGSQRLLEMARAVAAEPVLLLLDEPAAGLNTQETKALAGLIARVRDELGITVGLVEHDMDLVMGISDAVTVLHFGAVLATGTPAQVQADPDVVAAYLGD is encoded by the coding sequence ATGCCGGATAGCGCGCCGCTTCTGGCCGTGTCCGAGGTCAGCGTGCGTTTCGGCGGGGTGAGCGCCCTGGCCGATGTGGATTTTTGCATCGAAAAGGGCACGGTGACGGCGCTTATCGGCCCAAACGGCGCGGGAAAGACCACCCTTTTGGGGGCCATCACCGGCATGGTGGGCATCAGCCAGGGACGCGTGGCTCTTTGCGGCCGGGACATCACGGCCCTGCCCCCCCATGTCCGGGCCCGCCACGGGGTGGTGCGCACCTTCCAGAACCTGGAGGTCTTCGCCAACATGACGGTTCTGGAAAACGTCATGACCGGCCGCCACGCCCTGGTCCCCTACGGCATCCTGGACGGCATCCTGCGCACCCCGCGTTTCCGGGCCGGGGAGCGGGCCTGCCGCGAGGCGGCGCTCGAAAAACTCGAATTCGTGGGGCTGGCCGATAAAAAAGACATTTTGGCCGGGGAGTTGCCCTACGGCAGCCAGCGCCTCCTGGAGATGGCCCGGGCCGTGGCCGCCGAGCCCGTGCTGCTTCTTTTGGACGAACCGGCCGCAGGCCTGAACACCCAGGAGACCAAGGCCCTGGCCGGGCTCATCGCCCGGGTGCGCGACGAACTCGGCATCACCGTGGGCCTTGTGGAACACGACATGGATCTGGTCATGGGCATCAGCGACGCCGTGACCGTGCTGCATTTCGGGGCCGTTTTGGCCACGGGAACCCCGGCCCAGGTGCAGGCCGACCCGGATGTGGTGGCCGCCTACCTGGGGGACTGA
- a CDS encoding branched-chain amino acid ABC transporter permease, whose product MKPWYARNAAKAVLLALALGAAPFVLPNEYYINILILGAINALIALGLNLLLGYAGQISLGHAAFFGLSAYATAYATTRLGLPIPVGMGLGVSLSALVAWLIGMPTLRLRGNYLAMATLGFGIIVHIVMNETVEVTGGPSGFVGIPRLALFGYAFDSDRSYYYFTAAVLALAALLSLNLIDSRLGRALRAIHTSERAAQTAGVDIAGYKLFVFVLSAVFAGVAGVLYAHFLSFVAPSSFGFHFSVQLVVMVVLGGMASVWGSMAGAFFLTALPEALRGFEEVDILIYGAILVACVMYMPMGMAGASAGAWRRIGRWRRGSSGQGEGGHAG is encoded by the coding sequence ATGAAGCCCTGGTACGCCCGCAATGCGGCCAAGGCGGTCCTGCTGGCGCTGGCCCTTGGCGCGGCGCCCTTTGTGCTGCCCAACGAATACTACATCAACATCCTGATCCTGGGGGCCATAAACGCCCTGATCGCCCTGGGGCTCAATCTGCTTCTGGGCTACGCCGGGCAGATATCCCTCGGGCATGCCGCCTTTTTCGGGCTGTCCGCCTACGCCACGGCCTACGCCACGACCCGCCTGGGCCTGCCCATCCCCGTGGGCATGGGCCTTGGGGTGTCGCTTTCCGCCCTGGTGGCCTGGCTTATCGGCATGCCCACCCTGCGCCTTCGCGGCAACTATCTGGCCATGGCCACCCTGGGCTTCGGCATCATCGTGCATATCGTCATGAACGAGACCGTGGAGGTCACCGGCGGCCCGTCCGGGTTCGTGGGCATCCCGAGGCTGGCCCTTTTCGGCTATGCCTTCGACTCCGACCGCTCCTATTATTATTTTACGGCCGCCGTGTTGGCCCTGGCCGCGCTGTTAAGCCTGAACCTCATCGACTCGCGCCTGGGGCGGGCGCTTCGGGCCATTCACACCAGCGAGCGCGCCGCCCAGACCGCAGGTGTGGACATCGCCGGGTACAAGCTCTTCGTCTTCGTGCTCTCGGCCGTGTTCGCCGGGGTGGCCGGGGTGCTCTACGCCCATTTTTTAAGCTTCGTGGCCCCGTCGTCCTTCGGGTTCCATTTTTCCGTGCAACTGGTGGTCATGGTGGTCTTAGGCGGCATGGCCAGCGTGTGGGGGTCCATGGCCGGGGCCTTTTTCCTGACGGCCCTGCCCGAGGCCCTGCGCGGCTTCGAAGAGGTGGACATCCTGATCTACGGGGCTATCCTGGTGGCCTGCGTCATGTACATGCCCATGGGCATGGCCGGGGCCTCCGCCGGGGCCTGGCGCAGGATCGGCCGCTGGCGTCGCGGGAGTTCCGGACAGGGGGAGGGCGGCCATGCCGGATAG
- a CDS encoding branched-chain amino acid ABC transporter permease has protein sequence MFAAAAQYLVSGLTVGATYGLTGLGFTMIFNTTGIINFAQGEFVMLGGMMSVFFRTWLGIDLFSAILLAVAVTALVGAAMERLTIRPIQGSSPINLVIATIGVSILIRGAAMLLWGKDTFSLPPFGKAAPIAIFGAAVQPQSLWALAITLALLTALKLFFTASIHGKAMLACACNRKAASLMGISVARMSLFSFALSAFTGAVGGAILAPITMTSYDVGMMLGLKGFAACILGGLGNPFGAAVGGLLIGIMESFGAGYVSSAYKDAFAFVVLLLLLFVRPSGLFGKAGVERV, from the coding sequence ATGTTTGCCGCCGCCGCCCAATACCTCGTCTCCGGACTGACCGTGGGGGCCACCTACGGCCTGACGGGCCTGGGGTTCACCATGATTTTCAACACCACGGGCATCATTAATTTCGCCCAGGGCGAGTTTGTGATGCTCGGCGGCATGATGAGCGTGTTTTTCCGCACCTGGCTCGGCATTGACCTTTTCTCGGCCATCCTGCTGGCCGTGGCGGTCACGGCCCTGGTGGGCGCGGCCATGGAGCGCCTGACCATCCGGCCCATCCAGGGCTCCTCGCCCATCAACCTGGTCATCGCCACCATCGGGGTGTCCATCCTGATTCGCGGCGCGGCCATGCTTTTGTGGGGCAAGGACACCTTCAGCCTGCCGCCGTTCGGCAAGGCCGCGCCCATCGCCATTTTCGGGGCGGCCGTCCAGCCCCAAAGCCTGTGGGCCCTGGCCATCACGTTGGCCCTTTTGACGGCGCTCAAGCTCTTTTTCACCGCCTCCATCCACGGCAAGGCCATGCTGGCCTGCGCCTGCAACCGCAAGGCCGCCAGCCTCATGGGCATCAGCGTCGCCCGCATGTCGCTTTTCTCCTTCGCCCTGTCGGCCTTCACCGGGGCCGTGGGCGGCGCGATCCTGGCCCCCATCACCATGACCTCCTACGACGTGGGCATGATGCTGGGGCTCAAGGGCTTTGCGGCCTGCATCCTGGGCGGCCTGGGCAATCCCTTCGGCGCGGCCGTGGGCGGGCTTCTCATCGGGATCATGGAATCCTTCGGCGCGGGGTACGTGTCCTCGGCCTACAAGGACGCCTTCGCCTTCGTGGTGCTTCTTTTGCTTCTCTTCGTGCGGCCCTCGGGGCTTTTCGGCAAGGCCGGGGTGGAGCGGGTATGA
- a CDS encoding ABC transporter substrate-binding protein, with amino-acid sequence MNRVLTTLLVALAALCLPGLAAAQSDTVKVGAVLSVTGPASFLGEPEKNTVQMMVDQVNAAGGLLGKKLEVVILDDETDVNKAVLGAQRLIRMDKVVAVMGPTTSGNTLAIMQNVAAAEVPLVSFSAAEKIVNPVNPWIFKNPQSDRHAVARILEHAKGRGYKKIAILTVSDGYGQAGREVLKELVPAGGFELIADEVYGPKDTDMTAQLTKIKAAAPDAIVCWGTNPGPAVVAKNRVQLGMATPLYMSHGVASKKFIELAGEAAEGVMLPAGKLIVASQLPDSDPQKKVLLDYTKQYTEKFNQPVSTFGGHGWDGVMLLAKAVQMGNSAEPKDIRDNLEKIKDFVGIGGVFSFSPTDHNGLDATAFVMIEVAGADWKIMTK; translated from the coding sequence ATGAACCGTGTGTTGACCACTTTGCTTGTGGCCCTTGCCGCCCTTTGCCTGCCCGGCCTTGCGGCCGCCCAGTCGGACACCGTCAAGGTCGGGGCCGTGCTGTCCGTCACCGGCCCGGCGTCCTTTCTCGGCGAACCCGAAAAGAACACGGTGCAGATGATGGTCGACCAGGTCAACGCCGCCGGGGGGCTTTTGGGCAAAAAGCTCGAAGTGGTCATCCTGGACGACGAGACCGACGTGAACAAGGCCGTGCTCGGGGCCCAGCGCCTGATCCGCATGGACAAGGTGGTGGCCGTCATGGGCCCCACCACCTCGGGCAACACCCTGGCCATCATGCAGAACGTGGCCGCCGCCGAGGTTCCCCTGGTCTCGTTCTCGGCCGCCGAGAAAATCGTCAACCCCGTCAATCCCTGGATCTTTAAAAACCCCCAGTCCGACCGCCACGCTGTGGCCCGCATCCTGGAGCACGCCAAGGGGCGGGGGTATAAAAAAATCGCCATCCTGACCGTGTCCGACGGCTATGGGCAGGCCGGGCGCGAAGTCCTCAAGGAACTTGTCCCGGCGGGCGGCTTCGAACTGATCGCCGACGAGGTCTATGGCCCGAAAGACACGGACATGACCGCCCAACTGACCAAGATCAAGGCCGCTGCCCCGGACGCCATCGTCTGCTGGGGCACCAACCCCGGCCCGGCCGTGGTGGCCAAGAACCGGGTGCAGCTGGGCATGGCCACGCCGCTGTACATGAGCCATGGGGTGGCCTCCAAAAAATTCATCGAACTGGCCGGTGAGGCCGCCGAGGGCGTCATGCTCCCGGCGGGCAAGCTCATCGTGGCCAGCCAGCTTCCGGACAGCGATCCGCAGAAAAAGGTGCTCCTGGATTATACCAAGCAGTACACCGAGAAGTTCAACCAGCCCGTGTCCACCTTTGGCGGGCATGGCTGGGACGGGGTCATGCTTTTGGCCAAGGCCGTGCAGATGGGGAATTCGGCCGAGCCCAAGGACATCCGGGACAACCTGGAGAAGATCAAGGACTTCGTGGGCATCGGCGGCGTCTTCAGCTTCAGCCCCACGGACCATAACGGCCTGGACGCCACGGCCTTCGTGATGATCGAGGTGGCCGGGGCCGACTGGAAGATCATGACCAAGTAG
- a CDS encoding ABC transporter substrate-binding protein, with protein MKSKMLAVLAMALFAMAGTALAGGEPIKIGAVLSVTGPASFLGEPEKNTLTMLEEKINAAGGILGRPVEMIILDDETDVNKAVLAAQRLLKKDNVAAVLGPTVSGNTLAIMNSFPAAKVPLVSCAAAEKIVSPVNPWIFKTAQSDRHAVLSILEHAKKQGYKKLAIITVSDGYGQAGREVLKELIPAGGFEIVADEVYGPKDTDMSAQLTKLKSAAPDAIICWGTNPGPAVIARNRMQLGMDTPLYMSHGVASKKFIELAGEAAEGLLLPAGKLTVAAMLPDADPQKPVLLAYAKDYEAAFKQPVSSFGGYGYDAFYLVKQAIEAGNSADAQAIRDNLEKIKGFVGISGVFNFTPEDHNGLDQSAFVMVTIKNGDWSIVP; from the coding sequence ATGAAATCCAAGATGCTCGCCGTGTTGGCAATGGCCTTGTTCGCCATGGCGGGGACGGCCCTGGCCGGGGGGGAACCGATCAAGATCGGAGCCGTGTTGTCGGTCACCGGGCCCGCGTCCTTTCTGGGTGAACCCGAGAAAAACACCCTGACCATGCTTGAAGAAAAAATCAACGCCGCAGGCGGCATCCTCGGCCGCCCAGTGGAGATGATCATTCTCGACGACGAAACCGATGTGAACAAGGCCGTGCTGGCCGCCCAGCGGTTGCTGAAAAAAGACAACGTGGCGGCCGTGCTTGGCCCCACGGTGTCGGGCAACACCCTGGCCATCATGAATTCCTTTCCGGCCGCCAAGGTTCCCCTGGTTTCCTGCGCCGCAGCGGAGAAGATCGTCTCCCCGGTCAATCCCTGGATATTTAAGACCGCCCAGTCCGACCGCCATGCGGTCTTGAGCATCCTGGAGCACGCCAAGAAGCAGGGATACAAGAAGCTGGCCATCATCACCGTGTCCGACGGCTACGGCCAGGCCGGGCGGGAAGTCCTCAAGGAGCTCATTCCGGCGGGCGGCTTCGAGATCGTGGCCGACGAGGTCTACGGCCCGAAAGACACGGACATGTCCGCCCAGTTGACCAAGCTCAAGTCCGCCGCCCCGGACGCCATCATCTGCTGGGGCACCAATCCGGGCCCGGCGGTCATCGCCAGAAACCGGATGCAGTTGGGCATGGACACGCCGCTGTACATGAGCCATGGCGTGGCCTCCAAGAAATTCATCGAGCTGGCCGGCGAGGCCGCCGAGGGGCTGTTGCTCCCGGCCGGAAAGCTCACCGTGGCCGCCATGCTGCCCGACGCCGATCCCCAGAAGCCGGTGCTTTTGGCCTATGCCAAGGACTACGAAGCCGCGTTCAAACAGCCCGTGTCGTCGTTTGGCGGCTACGGCTATGACGCGTTTTATCTGGTCAAGCAGGCCATTGAGGCCGGGAATTCGGCCGATGCGCAGGCCATCCGCGACAATCTGGAGAAGATCAAAGGTTTTGTGGGCATAAGCGGCGTGTTCAACTTCACCCCCGAGGACCACAACGGCCTGGACCAGTCCGCCTTTGTCATGGTCACCATCAAAAACGGCGACTGGAGCATCGTGCCATAG